Below is a genomic region from Candidatus Tanganyikabacteria bacterium.
CGCGGCCCGAGGTGGACGATTCCACCGTCCTGGAGATCCGGGGCGGGCGGCATCCGGTGATCGAGCGCCTCCTGCCCTCGGGCACCTACGTCCCCAACGACACGCGCCTGGACACCGACCACCACCGCCTGCTCATCGTCACCGGCCCCAACATGAGCGGCAAGAGCACCTGGATGCGCCAGACCGCGCTCATCGCGCTGATGGCGCAGATCGGCAGCTTCGTCCCGGCCCGCGCCGCTCGCGTAGGCGTGGTGGACCGCATCTTCACCCGCGTAGGAGCCGTGGACGATCTGGCCACGGGCCAGTCCACGTTCATGGTGGAGATGAACGAGACCGCCGCCATCCTGCACCAGGCGGGCCCGCGGTCGCTGATCCTGCTGGACGAGATCGGGCGCGGCACCTCGACCTTCGACGGCATCTCCATCGCGTGGAGCGTGGCCGAGTTTCTCGCGAGCCAGGTGCAGGCCCGGACGCTGTTCGCCACCCACTACCACGAGATGACCAGCCTGGCCCGATCCCAGCAGGGCGTGCGCACCTACCAGGTCCTCGTCGAGGAGACCGACGACGGCATCGTGTTCCTCAGGCGAGTCGTGCCCGGGGCGGCCGATCGCAGCTACGGCATCGAGGTGGCGCGCCTGGCCGGCCTGCCGCCGGCCGTGCTCTCCCGGGCCCGGCAAATCCTCGCGGAGATAGAGCGTCGCAACCGCCTGTCGCTGTCGCTGCGCGAAGCCTCCCTCGACGACGGCAGCGAGATCTCGCAGTTGCCCCTGTTCCAGGGCAGCCTTTAGCTCCTCCGCGACCGAGCGACAGCGCCGCTCACACGACTCCGCCCCGCGTCATTCCGGCGGAAGCCGGAATCTAGCCAGACCTCGGCTAGACCCCGGCTTTCGCCGGGGCGACGAAGACGGCGCAAGGTCATCTGGGCGCCGCGATGAGGCCCGTCCGGATAGGGCATCCAGAGGCGCTTTACTTTTCAGGTAAGAAATCTTACCGTAAGCGCATGAAGCGCGCTCACAAGGCCACTGTTTCATCCAAGGGCCAGGTGACGATCCCCGGTGCCCTGCGCAGGCGCCTCGGCATCGACACCGGCACGATACTCGAGTTCCGCGAGGAGCCCGGACGGCTTGTCGTCACGAAGGTCGAAGCCATCGATCCGATCGACGCGCTTACCGGTATCATCGACCTCGACGGAATGACCACCGATGAGTTCCTCGACGAGATCCGCGGGCCCGCGGCCCAGCAATGATCACGGCCATCGACAGCAACGTCCTGCTTGACGTGCTTTCAGCCAATCCTCGCTTCGTGCGGACTTCCGCGGCGGCCATCAAGCAAGCGCGGCAGCAGGGCAGGTTGGTCGCCTGCGAGGCGGTATGGGCGGAGGTCTGCGCGGGATTTGCCGATGTCGCCAGCGGCGCCGACGCGCTTCGCGCCATCCAGATAGCCTTCGATCCCCTGGAGGCGCGCGCCGCGCTTCTGGCCTCCGCGGCCTGGCGCGCCTATCGCGGAAAGGGCGGTGCACGCGACCGTATCCTTCCCGACTTCCTCGTCGCGGCCCATGCCCGCCACCAGGCCGATAGGCTCCTCACCAGGGACCGCGGGTTCTACCGCCGGTACTTCGACGGCCTGGCCGTCTGGGATCCGACGGATCGATAGCGCGGGGCGGGACGGAAGCCCGCCCGATCGGCTTGTCGTCCCGGTGCCGGGGCTACGCGCGGTGGTAGTCGTAGGGGGCCGTATCGACCGCCTTCGGGTTCCCCAGCACGAACCGGTTGAGGCTCTTGGACCAGCCCAGGCGCGTGTCGGGCGACTCGGCGCCGGCCCGCGCCACCTGGAACAGGTACGCGTCGATCGCGTCGGCGTGGTGCACGATGAAGGCCTCGGCGGTCCGCGGTTCGACCGGGGAACCGAAATCCAGCCGCCCCTGGTGCGACAGCACGATGTGGAGCACCTGGGTGGCCAGGTCGGACGGGAAGTCCGGAATGCGCTCGATGGCCTTGCGGGTCATGAAGTAGCCCAGGGCGATGTGGCCGATGAGGTTGCCGACCTCGGTGAACTCGATCGAGTCCCCGTCGTAGGCATACTCCTCGATCTTGCCGATGTCGTGCAGGAGTGCGCCGGCGACCACGATCGACCGGTTGACGGGCAGGTCGCCGGCCAGGCCGAGCGCGCGCTTGACGACCAGCAAGTTGTGTTCGAGCAGGCCGTGGAGGTACGGCTGATGGTGGAACTTGGCCGCCGGCGCGTTCTGGTGCGCCCTGGCGACGTACCCGTCCCCCAGCAGCATCTCGGAGAGCAGCCGGCGGATCCAGGGGTCCTCGACCGCCGCGACGACCTGGTCCAGCTCTTCGATCATCTCGCCCAGCGGCCGCGGGCACCTGGGGACGAAGCTCTGCGGCTCGTAGTCCTCGCGCGGCAGCACTTCCCAGCGCGCGACGACGACCTGGCTGCCGTCCTTGTACGCCTTGACGTCGCCCGCGATTCGCAAGTAGTCGCCGTTTTTGAAGTCGATGGCGTCGTTCCAGACCACGGCGCCCAGTTGCCCGATCGCGTTGGTCGCCTTGAAGATGTAGAAGCAGCCGTCGCCTTCGCGCTTCTTGATCTGCCTGAGCTGGCTGACGCGGACGACGTAATCGGCGATCCGGTCGCCGACACGGGGAAGCGAAGCACCTGCGGTACTCTGGCTCATCCGGCCATGATACCGCCTCTGGCCCCCTTACTGCCCCAGTGCCCTGCGAAGGCGCTCGATCAGGGCGGCGACCACGTCCGGCGTGGCGTACTCGTTGACGGCCCAGTTGCCGTCGGCCGAGCGGTAAGTCTGCCGGAGGCCGGCGTCCATCTTGAAGCGGATCACCGCCTGCGCGGTGGCGG
It encodes:
- a CDS encoding HD domain-containing protein produces the protein MSQSTAGASLPRVGDRIADYVVRVSQLRQIKKREGDGCFYIFKATNAIGQLGAVVWNDAIDFKNGDYLRIAGDVKAYKDGSQVVVARWEVLPREDYEPQSFVPRCPRPLGEMIEELDQVVAAVEDPWIRRLLSEMLLGDGYVARAHQNAPAAKFHHQPYLHGLLEHNLLVVKRALGLAGDLPVNRSIVVAGALLHDIGKIEEYAYDGDSIEFTEVGNLIGHIALGYFMTRKAIERIPDFPSDLATQVLHIVLSHQGRLDFGSPVEPRTAEAFIVHHADAIDAYLFQVARAGAESPDTRLGWSKSLNRFVLGNPKAVDTAPYDYHRA
- a CDS encoding type II toxin-antitoxin system VapC family toxin, with amino-acid sequence MITAIDSNVLLDVLSANPRFVRTSAAAIKQARQQGRLVACEAVWAEVCAGFADVASGADALRAIQIAFDPLEARAALLASAAWRAYRGKGGARDRILPDFLVAAHARHQADRLLTRDRGFYRRYFDGLAVWDPTDR
- a CDS encoding AbrB/MazE/SpoVT family DNA-binding domain-containing protein; translation: MKRAHKATVSSKGQVTIPGALRRRLGIDTGTILEFREEPGRLVVTKVEAIDPIDALTGIIDLDGMTTDEFLDEIRGPAAQQ